A DNA window from Tenuifilaceae bacterium CYCD contains the following coding sequences:
- the ispE gene encoding 4-diphosphocytidyl-2-C-methyl-D-erythritol kinase has protein sequence MIAYPNAKINIGLNIVARRSDGYHDISTLFYPIKGLKDILEIVIDESLQESISFTQTGATIDCDPENNLCIKAFQLINRVHSLPPMAMHLHKIIPTGAGLGGGSSDGAFALKVINSLVGSPFSNEQLSEMALELGSDCPFFITNEPRIGNGRGEKLKPIDVDLSGFSILLVNPKIHVNTGKAYALSNPKPWEVELEILLKHEISKWKDYVVNDFEKVVFTQYPEIEKIKLELYKLGAVYAAMSGSGSTVFGLFKTLPSIDNQFDDYFTKLVNL, from the coding sequence ATGATTGCTTACCCCAATGCAAAGATCAACATAGGACTTAATATCGTTGCCCGACGCAGCGATGGTTACCATGACATATCGACACTATTTTACCCAATAAAGGGACTTAAAGACATTCTGGAAATAGTGATTGACGAAAGTCTGCAAGAGTCTATTTCTTTTACTCAAACAGGTGCAACAATAGATTGTGATCCTGAGAATAATCTCTGCATAAAGGCTTTTCAACTAATAAATCGAGTACATTCACTTCCACCCATGGCTATGCACCTGCATAAAATAATACCAACAGGAGCAGGGCTTGGAGGTGGTTCGTCCGATGGCGCCTTTGCACTAAAAGTAATCAACAGCCTAGTCGGAAGTCCATTTTCGAATGAACAACTAAGCGAAATGGCACTTGAACTTGGTAGCGATTGTCCTTTTTTTATAACCAATGAACCCCGCATTGGCAATGGTCGTGGTGAAAAATTAAAACCAATAGATGTAGATCTTTCAGGATTCTCCATCCTACTGGTGAATCCAAAAATACACGTCAATACAGGGAAGGCCTATGCTCTCTCAAATCCCAAACCGTGGGAAGTGGAACTTGAAATACTCCTTAAGCATGAAATATCAAAGTGGAAGGACTATGTTGTAAACGATTTTGAAAAAGTTGTATTCACACAATACCCAGAAATTGAGAAGATCAAACTAGAGCTGTACAAACTAGGCGCTGTTTATGCAGCAATGTCCGGTAGCGGATCTACTGTTTTTGGTTTGTTCAAAACATTGCCAAGTATCGATAACCAATTTGATGATTACTTTACCAAATTGGTCAATCTATAG
- a CDS encoding membrane protein, protein MKKLDLYIIRKFIGTYFYAILLIVGIAVIFDISEKIDDFMEKGAPLSDIIFRYYLNFIPYFANLFSSLFIFIAVIFFTSKMAYNTEIIAILSSGVSFKRLMYPYLVSATIIAIFSFVLNSFIIPPANGVRIDFENKYIKKPYESSERNIHKQVRPGVFVYMRSYNSYSQIAYNLSIEKFDSGELKSKLISDYAQWDSTKQQWTVKKYYIRDYNENGEIITKGESIDTSFYITPKDFNRRLNVIETMNLFELNDFIAEQKLQGADNIEMLLIEKYSRFAYPFSAFILTLIGVSLSSKKVRGGIGLHIGLGLAISFTYILFMRFSTMFAVGGHLSPLLSVWLPNFIFAFVAIGLYRIAPK, encoded by the coding sequence AGTAGGTATCGCTGTGATATTTGATATTTCGGAGAAAATAGATGATTTCATGGAGAAGGGTGCTCCACTAAGTGATATAATTTTTAGGTATTACCTTAATTTCATCCCATATTTTGCCAACTTATTCAGTTCTCTGTTCATATTCATCGCGGTAATATTCTTCACTTCAAAAATGGCTTACAACACTGAAATTATTGCAATTCTCAGCAGTGGTGTTAGCTTTAAACGATTAATGTATCCCTATTTGGTTTCGGCAACTATTATTGCAATTTTCTCATTCGTTCTAAATAGTTTTATTATTCCACCTGCAAATGGCGTCAGGATTGACTTTGAGAATAAGTACATAAAGAAACCCTATGAGAGTTCCGAACGGAATATTCATAAACAGGTTCGTCCAGGGGTATTCGTGTATATGCGTTCGTACAATAGTTATAGCCAAATAGCCTATAACTTATCTATTGAAAAGTTTGATAGTGGAGAATTAAAATCGAAATTGATTTCGGATTACGCCCAATGGGATTCTACAAAACAGCAATGGACTGTAAAAAAATATTATATCAGGGACTATAACGAGAACGGTGAGATAATTACCAAGGGAGAGAGCATTGACACATCTTTTTATATCACCCCGAAGGATTTTAACCGTAGGTTAAATGTTATTGAAACAATGAACCTTTTTGAATTGAACGATTTTATTGCTGAACAAAAACTTCAAGGTGCCGACAATATTGAAATGTTATTGATAGAAAAGTATAGCCGTTTTGCTTACCCGTTCTCTGCATTTATACTAACCTTGATAGGTGTTTCACTATCATCCAAAAAGGTTCGAGGGGGAATCGGTTTACATATTGGACTGGGGCTAGCGATCAGTTTTACCTATATTCTATTTATGCGATTCTCAACAATGTTTGCGGTAGGTGGCCATTTAAGCCCATTACTTTCAGTATGGTTGCCCAACTTTATTTTTGCATTCGTTGCTATCGGACTTTATAGAATTGCACCTAAATAA
- a CDS encoding propionyl-CoA carboxylase subunit beta codes for MPLKNKIEELKKRKEEVLQGGGEQAVAKQVAMGKLTARERIIALLDEDSFNEYDMFVEHDARDFGMDGKVLHGDGVIIGTGTIYGAPVAVFAQDFTVAGGSLGSMHARKITKIMDYALRMRIPLIGINDSGGARIQEGVNSLAGYGEIFWRNTLSSGIIPQISVILGPCAGGAVYSPALTDFVFVVDKISKMFITGPEVIKSVLGEEISQEDLGGAKVHAMITGNAHFYSESEFECFEQIKKLITFIPWNNNRKARRFEPKDPKPILNINEIVPGDPKQPYDVRNVIRAIVDDSDFFEIQEMWAANIVIGFGRLNGETVGFVANQPMVMAGVLDVDSSDKAARFIRYCDAFNIPLCTLVDLPGYLPGIDQEHAGVIRHGAKLLYAYSEATVPKMTVILRKAYGGGYIAMSSRHLRADFVFAWPGAEIAVMGPEGAANIIFRKEITEAESPDEMRRLKVEEYKEKFANPYVAAAKGYIDMVIEPYETRKLLLHALEVSSTKVADRPSKKHGIPPF; via the coding sequence ATGCCTTTAAAAAACAAAATTGAAGAGTTAAAAAAGCGCAAGGAGGAAGTTCTTCAGGGTGGAGGAGAACAGGCCGTAGCAAAACAAGTTGCTATGGGCAAGTTAACTGCCCGCGAACGTATTATTGCGCTACTCGATGAGGACTCGTTCAACGAGTACGACATGTTTGTAGAGCATGATGCCCGTGACTTTGGGATGGACGGTAAGGTACTGCATGGCGATGGCGTTATCATAGGTACTGGGACTATCTATGGTGCTCCGGTTGCAGTTTTTGCACAGGATTTTACCGTTGCTGGCGGTTCGTTAGGATCGATGCATGCCCGCAAGATTACAAAAATTATGGACTATGCGCTACGCATGAGAATTCCATTGATTGGAATTAACGACTCTGGTGGTGCTCGTATTCAGGAAGGTGTTAACTCTTTGGCCGGGTACGGTGAGATTTTTTGGCGTAATACGCTCTCGAGTGGTATTATCCCTCAAATTTCTGTAATTCTAGGGCCATGTGCTGGTGGTGCTGTTTATTCTCCAGCTTTAACCGATTTCGTTTTTGTGGTAGATAAAATTTCCAAGATGTTCATTACTGGACCTGAAGTTATTAAATCGGTTCTGGGTGAGGAAATTTCTCAGGAAGATTTAGGTGGCGCAAAAGTCCATGCTATGATCACTGGAAATGCACATTTCTATTCCGAAAGCGAATTTGAGTGTTTTGAACAAATCAAAAAACTTATCACCTTTATTCCTTGGAATAATAACCGTAAAGCTCGCAGGTTCGAGCCTAAGGATCCCAAGCCAATTTTAAACATCAACGAAATAGTACCAGGCGATCCAAAGCAACCATACGATGTTCGTAATGTAATTCGTGCGATTGTTGATGACTCCGATTTCTTTGAAATACAGGAGATGTGGGCTGCAAATATTGTTATCGGTTTTGGCCGTTTGAATGGCGAAACAGTTGGCTTTGTTGCAAACCAGCCTATGGTTATGGCCGGTGTACTTGATGTTGATAGTTCCGATAAGGCCGCTCGTTTTATCCGCTACTGCGATGCATTCAACATTCCACTTTGTACATTAGTCGATCTTCCTGGCTACTTACCAGGTATTGATCAGGAACATGCAGGTGTAATCCGCCATGGGGCAAAGTTGCTTTATGCATATAGCGAAGCAACAGTGCCTAAGATGACTGTGATTCTTCGTAAAGCTTACGGTGGAGGTTATATCGCCATGAGTTCCCGTCACCTACGTGCTGATTTCGTATTTGCTTGGCCAGGTGCGGAAATTGCTGTTATGGGGCCAGAGGGAGCTGCGAATATTATTTTCCGTAAGGAAATTACGGAGGCTGAAAGTCCTGATGAAATGCGCCGTTTGAAGGTTGAAGAGTACAAGGAGAAGTTTGCTAATCCTTATGTGGCTGCTGCTAAGGGGTATATTGATATGGTGATTGAACCATATGAAACACGTAAACTTTTACTACACGCTTTAGAGGTATCGAGCACAAAGGTTGCCGATCGTCCATCTAAGAAGCATGGAATACCTCCATTCTAG